The Megachile rotundata isolate GNS110a chromosome 6, iyMegRotu1, whole genome shotgun sequence nucleotide sequence TGGGATGTACGGGGGATTTATGGgattaaaatcgtaattgcgaGGCTTTCGTTAATGGGGTGATTTCGAGAATGGCTTATACGCGTGTTTAACGATAACGTACATTAACATTATTAGGGTAACGTGGTGTTGCTCTAGATTCGCTATTTCTTTAATGTAAAtactacatattttaaataagcagtagatataaaaattcagccttttcaattatattattcgCTAATACTGCGCATCGAACGCGGAAGATCTGAACTCTCCTTTTTTACACGTTCATTCTttgaacattatttttattccaCGGTTCGTTATACGCCTATTCCATATTCTCACGACTTgccaaataaaaatgaacattgTATTCGTTGAAGAAGCAATAAGGAAATCACGCGTCGCGCCATCAAGTCTCGCGTTCAACTCTCCCGTTGCATTATAGCGGCGATCTCGAGCGGCTTCGGCTTCAGTTCAGCTCGGCGCTTTGACCGCGCAGCTCCGCGTCCAGGAAGCTACGCGTTTTCGATCGCGAGTACTCGACAGTAGCTCTTACTCGTGCTCAATCATATCTGATCATCGATTAACTCGATTCGCAAGTGTGAACGCTCCGATCACGTTTCTCGCGGTTTTCGACTACATCAGGTGATACGAGGTGGGTGAAAATTTCAGCCTTTTCTAGAGCAATTCAAGCATGCTTCTTCACCGGTAAAAGAATGCAAGGTGTTTCAAAACTCATAATTCTATTTAACAGaacttttttctttcattaaccgctaccattaaaaataattattgcacAGCGCTTCGTTGAAAAATAGATTTAGTCGCATCAGGTACTACTGCGACAGaaactcaattttttattttatgtacaaaattaaGATACCTTAAATAATACCTGCAAACGTTCTATTCCTATTCGATTTATCGCCGATGCCATTCTCGATCCGTGAAAggagcaaaaataaaaaagagggAAGAAACCGACACGATGCGTCGTCCATTTAAATGAGACCAATTAGCGAACGGAAGCGGATGAACGCCTCGATCGCGCCCCGTAGAAACCATAGAAACTCGAATTTACCAAGTGACGAAACGAAAAGATCATCGGACCAAGCGAACCAAATGCGAAATTAATGCGAAATGCGGTTCGAGAACGAGCCGAGCTTTTGTGTGgctcgttttttcccttttttccgCGCACGTGAACCAGTCCCAGCCAATTGCATTAATTTACGACTGTTTACATCATGAGACCGGGGTGTGCCATAAAGCCGGACCCACCACCATGAATTATGCATCGCAGGGTGGTTTCGGCCTgctttcttccttctttttttctttcgttcaagATCACGCGCAAAAAGTGCGCGCACGGGTTTGCGTTGCGTCACGACTCGACGAAATCGTTCGCCAATCGGGGCCTAAGAAAAAAAGGAACCAAAAGTCGGTAAAAGATTCGGTGTTTGGTAAGGTTGAAAGATGTTTTTGTTCACCTTTCGAGGAGTCAAACACTTAGCATATCGTAACAGTTTAGGAGCAGTTTAGAAAGATTAACCACAGTGAAAAATTGTTTGGTAAAAAATTCGAATGTTTAACGATACCGAGTCCAAACGAATATTAAAAGTTTCACACGCACTTCTCTCATCACAACTCGCATTTCTTTATGGATGCCTAGCGAATTAAAACAAATTACGTTTTAACGAAACAGACTGAGCGATTAATCATTGTCCCGTCCAGTGGTTCGTTTTTACTCGCGTGTTTCACCCTCTGAATTCGTACAGACGCAATTCTTTCACACCCTGACACTCTGTTTATCTGGCTTGAAATATTTGCCGGGGAAGAATCGACTCTTGAGGTCTGACGCATTACACCCAGCAAGTAGTTGCAACGCGTAATCTCGCGATTTTCGGATTTCAAACTTTGTATCACGACGCGTGTCATCGTGATGCAGAAATGGCGTTACCGAACGAGAGCGATCGTATATTCGTTTCTAACactctctcaaaattccctcgATAAGCGGTTCGATGGCATATTCTAGGTCAGTGAAACCAGATAACCAGGTGGAAAGGATTCGCGTAACGGTGTCGAATGTTTTGCCGAAAGCCCGTTTGCAAAATCGAGCAAAAGAATTATCGGCAGAGCGGCAAGTGTTCGATTCGGGGAGGAACAATTTCTTCGGCAAAGACGTTACGTAGAGGCCCACGCGTTCGTTTCCGTTCGCTTTTCGTTTAATAGACACGCGTTACTGCGGTTCGCCGCGTGGCCATAAACCTCGAAACTCAAAGATCTGGTTACGATCTGGTAAACCACCATGGGACTGGCCCATGGGGACGATACTGCAATCGCGAACGCCTATGACAGTTATTACGTGGCGAACGAAACGGTCCGCGAAGGTATTTCTACGATGTAATAACGCCGCGTCCGAGCAGGGACCCGTTCTCACGGACACGGAGGCTGTATAATTCATTGCCAGTGTTAAAACGTTGAATTCGTATGCGAACGAGTCGCAGGATTTTTCCTTTTGTCCTATTGGACGGGACTATCGCGTCGGTAGACACATCGAACCGTGCACATATTTTACGGCTAAGATCTTGTAACGCTCGATTTCGTACGGAGGCCAAGTTTACTCGAATAAGTTCGAGAATACTTAAAATTACATAGAATTCGACACAGGATCTACGTACGCAGAGATAACAGAGATTAACCGGAATTCTCTACCGAACGTAAATATACAGAAAAATGATAGAGAGGAAGATTTGACTAGCTTCCATTCGGTGTTTAATCCTTTCAGTTAGAAGAACGTGCCCGTAGACACACGTACAGCGACAGAGATAAAGAAAAGCCATTGAATCTTACTGTTCGTCCATTAGAGCGATGAAGAGGTTGCGAAAGTTTCTGAAAGGGACTCGTTACCGAATCCCATAGCCGCTGTCACGATATGAATCGTGGGTCAAATATGGTAGAAGGCATAAAGTATGCTCGACGTACGGCTGCTGGCTGTGCTCTAACCATTAAAGTTTCCGAATAAGGCGGCTTTTACGCACGCACGTGAACGTTGGCGAGCAGACGGAATCGAGGCTCCTTCTCGCGTGGGAAGCGATAGTATTTCGATATCACCCTCGCAGCGTGGACACGCGTGGCTCGAGGCGTGCGTGAGCGCACACCCGACTTCTGTCTGTGTACATAGAGACCTGTCATCGTTTGCAGTCGATTTTCATCGCGAGTGTCAGACCACTCGAAATTCTTCCGTACAGAATCGAAAACGCGGCTCGACCGCGTTATTGGTCACGCTCTTCCCTTTTTCAAAGGTGAGGGAGCGTCTTCGACTCCTTTTTTTACGGGTACGTACCGGACGAAAGAATGCGGGCGACTCGTGTTCGGAGAGGAGTCTGCTCGAACAAAGGGTGTTCCCCGATTTCTGTCGGCAGATAGCTGTCGCCTTGTGTCGTTTACCGAGTCACTGTAAACTGGGTCAAACACGCAAATGGATTTCTACGATAACGCCTAATTAATGGTGAAGACGATACGTCAATTAGAACGCTAATTGAGTGACCCGATAAATCACCCGTCCCGTTACCGATACTGATGCTGATCCTCTAGAACCGAGCCATTGTCCTTCCTCTCTCGACTCGTTCGCGAATACAGAAGCTTTTCGTGCGAGCTTTTTAACGGTTGACTCACGAACGCGTTTTGAGATTCATCGTGAATCGTTGCCGAGCAGGCAACAATTCGATGTAACGCATTTTAATTGTGATTCGACGGACACCGCGTTAAATAATGCCCGGCGCGGCATGGATCTCTGTGGAATTCGTCGAATGATCGTCTGCTTGTTGTCGTTCTCGATAAAGTTATTTTCGAGgaattttatttcaagatttttccaACGATTTTCAGTACGTCCGTAGTTCCATTTTTTCAAAGTAAGTTCGGCAAGATTACGCAAACTGCGATAACATGACTCATTCTGTGGTCTAATATTGGCACGATCGCGgtaggagattgtaatcgtttgtttgaacgaatttctatttaaaatttcgaataatgaaaattttgttgGTAAAGTTGGACGACGAAGAATTCGATCGTGATGGAAACGTCAGGAAGTCCGCGTTTAAACGTTGAACGCGTTTAATTGCAGCGAGTAACCAACAGTGGAAGTCTGCGAGTGGGCAACACGCGCTTCCTGAAGATCCAGATAAACCGTCTGCTCCAAGTGCTATGAACTCGACTCGataaattgcaacgcgtcctaTTTAAATATCCTGAATTGCAGACAATGCTTCTTCGAGAATGTCCAAACGAAAAAATCAGGAATAAATCGTTTTAAAGATGcaaagaaaagaagagaaagattTTTTCGCGGAGAAATTATCTTCTCCGGTTACGTTCAGCTTCTGACTCCTCGGAAACGCATTAACGAGCGATTACGAATCCATTCCAGATCGGCTAGATTGCCAAAGGGGGCTCGTTTTCTCGGTATACGTGGCCGAGAACGCGGTTCGCATCGCTACAGCCGGTTGGAAGATTAGAATGCACCGTGCATTCGCTTCCCGAACGACTTGCACGAACAGAGACACGAACACGAACACGGAGAGTCCTCACCGAGGGCGAGGATCGCGAGAAACACTCTCTGGATCTCTCACTTAATACCTGCCACACGAATTTCAAATGAAATCTTTAAACGGATGCAGCGAGCTGCAAGGAATTGAATCGCGAAAGCCCCGAGGAAAGTTGTCTCGATAAATGAGCGAGTTAGGAATCTTTGTTGTTAAGGACGTACGTTCTTTAGAAACCTGCGGTTAACGTTTCAGGAAAGATATACGGCCTGATcgaaaattataaaaccacGAATAATCTGTTTTCTACTGAACGTCCTAGATATCTGttagatattaatattaataacgttAATTGGGTGCGGCGCAGATCTATAACGTCTGTAGCGTATATCGCATActatgaatataattatttcgaATACGGTCGTTCTCCGATTCGAAGTTTCACTTGCCAGCTTACGAAATTAACGTAATATTAACGTTAATACCACGTAAGCACCGATCACGGTAAGAAAGGTGGTCGTTACGGCGTGCAACGCGTTAATGGAAAAGTAACGAGTCGGTCGGGCGAATCGAACGTCATGAAATTCGTCGTGCAATTCATTTGTCATTTTCCGCGGCATTAAGATTCCGGAACACAACCGCGCGTATACGCGTGTGTGCTCGTGGCCCGTAGTCCCCATTTGTACCAACACGTATCCAGAAagcaatttatatttatgatgTATCGAGGCTCGATGACACAGCGACTGGCTATGCTGGTCTCTCGAACCAGCTAGCAGGAACAAACGGAACGAGAAAAGAGGGAAAGAGACAAGTTGGAAACGTACGAGCAACGGAACGATGGGAACAATCGAAGGAAAAGCGTTGACCGCGAGAAAAGTACAAGTGTCCAGAACTTGCTTTTTCGATTTCGGTATAAATCATGTTTCACAAAGTGACAGAAAAGTGAAGAGTTGCCGATGCACCTATCACGCTTGTCTATTGACTCTCCATTGTTATTTTCAGAGAAATTACGATACAAGTTGACTCGTAGGGCAGGGAGTTCGTTCAGGTTGAAAAATGACTGCATCAAACGGGTCGATCGAAGTCACGAGTACGTGACATCAACTGCAACACTGTTAACAATTAACTTCCCACAAACTTCCCGTTGCTTCCAACGCAACGATTATGTCCAGAAAAAAATTGGGGGCGAATAAAAAAGTTCCAGGAGAATTCCAAGTACTGGTCAACGTCCACCAGAGAGGAGACCGAGAGAGACGCGTAGTCGCAACGCGTGATCGGCGATTATCTTAATTGCCGGGCCTAGGTAGATACGCTGGAAATCACCGTTAAGCTGGTCGTCTTGCTCGTGGTACCTTAATTATCTCGACGATCGTTCTAGCGGAGAGGCGCCTAAGCATTGAACTGTTATCACGAACAGTCGTAAATAGGATTCCACGTCGCGTTGGTCGGAAGTAATTCCGCTCGAACGCTTCCTGCTGATCCTCTGTGATGCGCGCGTCGATCATTAATCTTACAACTCTTTATTCGGTTCAGAGCATAATTACACGATACTCTTGCACCGATTGCTTCTCCGTTTTTATCTTGAATTTCGTTTCATCGCTACATGTGATAGCTGAATTTTCCTTATAAGAGATGTGCTTACATCCTCTGAACATTTTACCGAGCAGAGTTAATATACAAGTCCATCAAATTAATCGGTATATGTTCCAGTATAAAAATATGATGGCTGCGTATAAAGAAACGCATAAAAATTTATCGAACCCTTCACACGTTTTTCACGAGAGATACATCTAACGTGGAATGCCGCAGCCCTTTCGAAAGAGATTCATGGGAATAGGCGTGGCTGTTCCTGGAACGCAAATCGTTCCACGAAACTGTAAATCTGTCCGTGAACAAAAGCGAATTTCGCCCGTTAATCCGACAGCGATGAGACTTCGAACCAACCCTGTACGATTTAACTATGCTCTCCCGACAGTCTCTGCCGAAACGaatttttcaagctttcgaCTCCATTCGATAAAAAAATTCAACGACAACCAGCGAAGGAGATAGACGGTTAAATTATACGACAGAAAATCGCAGGATTCTTTGGAGGAGCGATCGAGATCGTTTCGCGGAATCGTTTTTCCCGAAAAATTTAATCGATCATGATCGGTTAAGAGGGGACGTTCGATTGGCTGAGATGGCGATAAATTACCGTCGGATAAAATCGATGTTGCGTACGCCGCGAAGAGGCAGGTAaaagaaaagagagaagaagaagaagaggtgaACCTGAGAGAATCTTTGGAGCGAAAGGGGACGAAAACAAGAGGTTGGAGAAGTAAGGGAGCACCTGTCCAACAGCTGCCTCGCAGATGGTCTGCATCTTTGTTGCTAGATTATGCAACGAGGTGGGTGTCTCGTGTTTCTGAAATCGAACTCGCCTTTTTTAAACTTCAGTTACCGCGTATCGCGCGAATTTCTACAGGTTGCGGAGCATTCCTTCCTGTCAGGAAGTCTTGTAAAAATACCGTGAGTCACTCGACACGTGCCAGACAATAGTCAAGATTTCCTTTGTTAGTTACCAGAAAATCAATAGAGATTCATAATACAACGCGGAAGGGTTtcggtttactcctcgcgaatAAAGATGCCCCGTAAATCGGTGACCATTGACCGGAAACGTGTGATTTGAATTTACGAGCGTCAAGTTCGCACTGGCCGTCGACTTACGCCCTTCCGATAACGAGCTGCTGGACAGAGGACCCATTGCTGGATGACTAATGGCCAGAGTCTGCCGTTCAGAAACTATAAGGAGGGAGAAAGAGGAAACGTATCGTATTCCGCGATGCCCGCCTCGAGGAAGAAGTTCACGAGCAGCgcggaaatttcaatttcttcttcAGCGATGCCTCCGTGCTTTTTCGTACCTCCGACGACTGCGATCGACGATGGAAtctcgcgtcgaatttccatgggaaattctttggaattttaattcGATAAGTCGAGTTAATCGACAGGTCGGCCGTTCGATCCGTTGAATTTCGAGGCCTCGTTTATAACCTGTTGTCTCTCTCTCCCCGCGTCGAATCAAACTTCGAAAATTAATTCAGTAAGGGGACTGGCGGCGAGACAATGGGCCCCTACTACGCTCCGTTAAGGCGTGGCAAGCCACAACAATGAACGCAacgattaaaatgaaaaaagaaaaaaatagggACTCTGTTCGACGAACACCAGTCAGCCTACACGCGAGCTTTGATGCTTGTTATCTCGTTGGTCCTCTTTCGAACGGTCCAATCTAACTTGATCGCTATTTATTAATGCATATTATACACGTGAATTTTAAGAAATCTATTCTTCAAAATAACTTTTTATCTCTTTTCCATCGAGTCTTATATAAACGTTGCGAAAGGGTCAACGACTTATTAACCAAACTACGTGTCCCGCTTCTCGAGCCAGATGTTCGATGTTGAAACTATGTATCGTCTATTGAGGCCACATTTTCTGAATCGCGGTGAATCAACGTTTCCGGTGCTGGACATTCATTAAATCCAATGCGAACTCGAAGACAGTATAAACACAAACAGCCATTAAATGACGCTCCTAAGTAAACTCGGTCTTGAGTAGATCTCGAGGAGGTCGGGTGCaagaaacgataaaaataagaccGGCAGATGTACAGCGTGAAACGAATCTAATTAAACAAGACTCCCCATGTTACTCGAGGGTGACGTTGCTATCGTACAACATCTCTTTCCATTTCGACATTCTTATCCGTCAAGATATAGAATAGAATACTTATTGAATTCtttcttcaaatctccacaacTATTTTCAAGAGTTGATTCTTTTTACATTCGGCGAGCATCAACGTGATTTACCGATTCGCCACGCAGCGGTAACATCAAAGGACGAAGCGGATTTGCGGGTTTGAGACGCGATTAAAAAATCGTGAAGACCAGACGTATTTCACAAAGGAAGGTTATCTCGTATCGCATCATCAGGAGACCCTGAACTTGGATCGACATAAATTTAGAAGTAGAAGATGGATGAGCTTCGAAGGAGGAGCAACTTTCTGGTCGATCTTTCATGCCATGTTTCGTAACGTATGGATACACAGAGAGttgcaattaaaataattcCACCCGCTTTTCTGATCAGGAAAATATTAAGTCGTTGCATATTAACCGATATTATGTTCTTTTCGACAGAAAGAAAAATCTCGCGTGTCAAAGAGGAAGCGTGGGCAGAGTCGTCGACGCGGAATAAACTGCCGTCAAAGCGAACCCAAAGAAGAATTCGAACCGCGTCCGATGCACATGCAACGATCTTGCCTCGAAGAAATTCAGCCCCTTCTTCTCGACCGATCGACTCGCCGCGATTTAAATCGACACGAAAATATACACGATGTTGTTTTACGAGAGGCCAGAAGAAGGGGCTGCTTTGTTGGCGGGCTCGCGTTTACGATCCCCACGAAATCGGAATAAAAAATCGAAACCGGTAACGCGACCGACCTTACGACTTTACTTTTAATGCCGGCCTGTCCGTACGCAACGTTTCTCCGAAATATATGTGAATGGCATTTATTCTCGCTCAGTCGCCCGAAACACTGGACGAATCATTGACCCCTCGAGTCCTCATAAGCGCGATAAATATTTCTCTATTATACAGGAGATATGTTTACAGTGTTCCACGGAGAAACGAAGCGAAAAAGCATGTCGATCATAAATACCGTTCTCGTATGTTTCAGGGTGAAGTTTGGGCTCGAAGGATGGCATAGACCCACACTCGATCGGCAGCATGTGCTATGTGATAGTCACTGGTCGTAGTTTGCTGTGGACGCTACTGTCCCTGGTAGCGTTAATGGCAGTTTTATCGGGCCTCATCACTCCGAAATGGCTCGTTGGTCCGCAGACGATTAAAGATACAAGTAACTATTTTCTCTTACTTAATCCTTACCGACAACATCGCATTCTAAAAGACGGATGACGCGTCAACGTAAACTCCGACGTTATCGCGTTGGTTTTAGGGATTTCATTTAATAGCGTAATCGCGCGAGAGAAAATAGAGAAATCGTTTTGTGTTTAAATGTCAGAAAACGGGTCCGAACTGTACGTGCCAACGGTTGGGATAGTTAACCGCTGCATCAGGCTGCATGGGAAGACGCATTGCGCGAATTTCAACGTCGATGGCTTCGCCACAGATTCCAGCGTGTTTCCAGGCTGCTGGAAAGCCTCTTATTTCTTCCTGACCCTTGGTCTGGCGATTATGGCGATGACCGTGCTGGCAGCTCTGGTTGGTTGCTGTATACAGAGTATCGGCAGAAAAAGTATCTTCAATTTGGCTGGTGTGGCTCAAGTGATTGCTGGTAATAATTGTCAATCATACACCACAGTAAAATAATCGTTGCGTTGATCAATGATCTACAACATGCTGCTTTCTGTTTCAACAGGAATATCGTACCTTCTGGGAATGATTTTGTATCCCGCTGGTTGGGGAGCAGAAAGGGTTCAGAGGATTTGTGGTCCAGAAGCGGATGCTTTCTACCTCGCCGATTGCTCTCTTGG carries:
- the LOC100879187 gene encoding LHFPL tetraspan subfamily member 2 protein, translated to MCYVIVTGRSLLWTLLSLVALMAVLSGLITPKWLVGPQTIKDTKNGSELYVPTVGIVNRCIRLHGKTHCANFNVDGFATDSSVFPGCWKASYFFLTLGLAIMAMTVLAALVGCCIQSIGRKSIFNLAGVAQVIAGISYLLGMILYPAGWGAERVQRICGPEADAFYLADCSLGWAFYSAVIGVALTFVCAVISGQAEKSTASDKVQDKMNEGKTLICLA